Proteins co-encoded in one Prunus persica cultivar Lovell chromosome G6, Prunus_persica_NCBIv2, whole genome shotgun sequence genomic window:
- the LOC18772046 gene encoding proteinaceous RNase P 2: MGTPKKTKKKQTPETQFHSSLTLCSKHKDLPSAISLYESAVSQKTHFNHHHFNTLLYLCSNSVSDPSLKQLALDNGFRVFNQMLSIGTLPNEATITAVARLAAAKGDGDYAFGLVKGMDKYNVLPRLRTCDPALFCFCEKLEAEKAYEVEEHMGMVGVSLEEPEIAALLKVSAETGNGERVYGYLHKLRNVVRCVGESTAKIIEDWFLGGVACELGEANWDSGGVKEAVLRNGGGWHGQGWIGKGVWDVRRANADMSSSQCCSCGERLVCVDIDCGETQRFAESVAALAMEREVKSNFSEFQDWLDKHAEYEAIVDGANIGLYQQNFADGGFSLSQLDAVVKELYNKSGEKWPLVVMHNRRFRGLVENPSHRKLIEEWMDKGILYATPSGSNDDWYWLYAAVKLKCLLVTNDEMRDHIFELLGSSFFLKWKDRHQVRYTFVKGNLQLQMPPPYSSVIQESEIGSWHVPVADDSCQEPARTWLCITRPSVSKASGEVSHNLETSRTGGVCRNLESLNSCTTEFVASHNEKTTVVTGKRKERSPSPSQLNLSSA; the protein is encoded by the exons ATGGGGACCCCAAAGAAGACCAAGAAGAAGCAAACTCcagaaacccaattccactcctctctcactctctgcTCGAAGCACAAAGACTTGCCCAGCGCAATCTCGCTATACGAATCCGCCGTCTCCCAAAAGACTCACTTCAACCACCACCACTTCAACACTCTCCTCTACCTCTGCTCAAACTCCGTCAGCGACCCCTCTCTGAAGCAATTGGCTTTGGACAATGGCTTCCGCGTCTTCAACCAAATGTTATCTATCGGAACCCTTCCGAACGAGGCCACGATCACCGCCGTGGCCCGGCTTGCCGCCGCCAAAGGGGACGGCGATTACGCATTTGGCCTGGTGAAGGGTATGGATAAGTATAATGTGTTGCCGAGGTTGCGCACGTGCGACCCGGCGCTGTTTTGCTTTTGTGAGAAATTGGAAGCGGAGAAGGCGTATGAGGTGGAGGAGCATATGGGTATGGTGGGGGTGAGCTTGGAGGAGCCGGAGATTGCGGCGTTGCTGAAGGTGAGTGCGGAGACAGGGAATGGGGAGAGGGTTTATGGTTATTTGCATAAGTTGAGGAATGTAGTGAGGTGTGTTGGAGAATCAACGGCTAAGATCATTGAGGATTGGTTTTTGGGTGGAGTGGCTTGTGAGCTGGGTGAAGCGAATTGGGATTCGGGTGGGGTGAAAGAGGCGGTTTTGAGGAATGGGGGAGGGTGGCATGGGCAGGGATGGATTGGGAAGGGGGTTTGGGATGTGAGGAGAGCCAATGCGGATATGAGCAGCAGCCAGTGTTGCTCTTGTGGTGAGCGTTTGGTTTGTGTTGACATTGATTGTGGGGAGACCCAGAGGTTTGCGGAGTCGGTTGCTGCTTTGGCAATGGAACGGGAGGTTAAGTCAAATTTCAGTGAGTTCCAG GATTGGCTGGACAAACATGCTGAGTATGAAGCTATAGTGGATGGAGCTAATATTGGGCTCTACCAGCAGAATTTTGCAGATGGTGGATTCAGTCTTTCTCAG CTTGACGCTGTTGTGAAAGAATTGTATAATAAGAGTGGAGAGAAATGGCCACTTGTTGTCATGCATAATAGACGTTTCCGGGGACTTGTGGAAAATCCTTCCCACAGAAAACTGATTGAGGAGTGGATGGATAAAGGCATTCTTTATGCCACACCAAGTGGTTCCAACGACGATTG GTATTGGCTCTATGCTGCTGTGAAGCTCAAGTGCTTGCTAGTTACAAATGATGAAATGCGAGATCACATTTTTGAACTCCTAGGAAGCAGCTTCTTTCTCAAGTGGAAAGACAGACACCAA GTTCGATATACTTTTGTCAAAGGCAATCTGCAACTTCAGATGCCGCCCCCATATTCTTCAGTCATCCAg GAATCAGAAATTGGATCCTGGCATGTGCCTGTAGCAGATGACAGCTGTCAGGAGCCTGCAAGAACCTGGCTCTGCATTACCCGGCCAAGTGTTTCTAAAGCTTCTGGTGAAGTCTCACATAATTTGGAAACATCTCGAACTGGCGGTGTCTGCAGGAACCTTGAATCACTGAACTCATGTACGACAGAGTTTGTTGCCAGTCACAATGAGAAAACCACAGTTGTGACAggtaaaagaaaagagaggtcCCCATCTCCTTCCCAGCTAAATCTTTCTTCTGCCTAG